The Leptospira wolbachii serovar Codice str. CDC genome window below encodes:
- a CDS encoding DUF6364 family protein, whose translation MNTKLTLSLDDKIIKQAKEFAKQRNKSLSKLIEDYLGGISSKIPSNEENLPPVTKKLAGILKGKKEIDIKNDIAHFLEKKYK comes from the coding sequence ATGAATACTAAACTTACACTATCTCTTGATGACAAAATAATAAAACAAGCAAAGGAATTTGCTAAGCAGAGAAATAAAAGTTTATCAAAACTGATAGAAGACTATCTAGGAGGAATTTCTTCAAAAATCCCATCTAATGAAGAGAATCTTCCCCCTGTGACAAAAAAATTAGCGGGAATACTAAAAGGTAAAAAAGAAATCGATATTAAAAATGATATAGCTCATTTTCTTGAAAAGAAATACAAATGA